Proteins encoded together in one Benincasa hispida cultivar B227 chromosome 1, ASM972705v1, whole genome shotgun sequence window:
- the LOC120070640 gene encoding dormancy-associated protein homolog 4-like — MSFLQKLWDETLAGPAPDSGLSRLRKYNSFSASRSPPMLSNDVVSNIPPSIQIPSPTLSQNQTSFPESPIASSSTPRTPPSTPPETPRGDDMKRLARRRSIDYPRRRPLEGPEQTSPSVYDWIVITALDR, encoded by the exons atgagttttctcCAAAAATTATGGGACGAAACCCTCGCCGGTCCGGCTCCAGATTCCGGCCTCAGTCGGCTACGTAAGTACAATTCTTTCTCCGCCTCCAGATCTCCGCCGATGTTATCCAACGACGTTGTCTCAAATATTCCTCCAAGTATCCAAATCCCTAGCCCTACGCTCTCTCAGAATCAAACCTCCTTCCCTGAATCGCCGATCGCCTCCTCATCCACGCCGCGGACTCCACCTTCCACTC CGCCAGAGACACCCCGAGGAGACGATATGAAGAGACTTGCAAGAAGAAGATCCATTGATTATCCTCGCCGCCGTCCTCTCGAAGGACCTGAACAAACTAGCCCTTCTGTTTATGATTG GATCGTAATAACTGCATTGGATCGTTGA